CTATACGTTCCCGTCGCTGGTCCGGCCGGACCAGCGGCTCGTCCACATCTATCCCGACCACGGCGTCATAGGCACACATTTCGCCGCGGATCTCGCCATCGGCTGCGGCGCGCAGGCCGCGATCGCGGCGCTCGGGCCGCCGCCGGCGCCGCTCGTGGCATCGAGAGACCGGGCCTGGCGTGAGCGCCTGAAGGCCGAGCAGCAGGCGATCGCCACACCGCGCCGGTTCCAGGCCGACGACGGCGTGCCCTTCGAAGATGTCGTTGCCCTCATCGCGCGCGATTTGCCTGATGATGCCATCATCACGCTCGACGCCGGCACCTTTGCCGCACCCGCCTACCGGATCATTCCGTTCAGGCCGCCGCAGCGCCTGCTTGCGCCGATCTCCGGCGCCATGGGTTTCGGCGTGCCGGCGGCGGTCGCGGCCGCGCTACGCGAGCCGGCGCGGCCGGTGATCTGCCTGGTCGGCGACGGCGGTTTCCTGATGACCGGCAGCGAGCTGGCGGTGGCCATCGAGCGCAGGCTGCCGCTGAAGGTGATCGTCTCGGAGAACCGCATCTACGGTTCGATCCGCATCCACCAGGAGCGGGACTATCCCGGCCGGGTGAGCGGCACGAGCTTCGCCAATCCGGATTTCGAACTCATCGGCCGCGCCTTCGGTTTCAACGTCACGCGCATCCGCTCGACCGGCGAACTCGCTGGCCTGCCCGCGATCCTGGCGCGGCCAGGCCCGGAATTCGTGGTGGTCGATACCAGCGTGAAAGCCATTCTGCCGAAGCCGGCGCTCGCCGGCCGGGCGGCCGAATAGCGCCGCTCCAAGGCTGGGCTCAGTTCTGCAGCGCTATCCCTGATGCCTTGATGATGGCGGTCCAGCGCTCGGTTTCGCGCGCGATGAAGGCGGCGGTCGAAGCCGGCGTGGAATCGGCGATCGGAATGATGTCGAGCTGTTCCAGCCGGCGGACGATCGCCGGGTCGCGCACCGCCGCATTGGCGGCACGGTTGATGTGCTCGACCAGGTCGCGCGGCGTGCCCTTGGGCGCCAGAATGACATTCCAGGTCGACGCCTCGTAATCGGCCATGCCGGCCTCCGCGAAGGTCGGGACATCGGGCAGCGACGGCGACCGCTGGGCCGAGGTCACCGCCAGCGCGCGGATGGCGCCCGACTTGATCTGCTGGGCCGAGGTCGAGATCGGGTCGATGATGAACTGGACGTGGCCGGCGATCAGATCGGTCATCGCCGGGGCCGCGCCGCGATAGGGCACGTGGACGACATCGAGCCCGGCCTGATGTTTCAACAGCTCGACCGCCATGTGCAGCACCGAGCCGACACCGGCCGAGCCATAATGGACCTTACCGGGATTGGCCCTGACATAGGCCAGGAAATCCCCGAGCTTGGCCGCCGGCACGGACGGGTGCACCGACAGCACCAGGGGGGCCGTGGCGACATGGGCGATCGGCACGAAATCGGCCGTGGAATCATAGGGCAGGCGGCTGTTGAGCCCTGGATTGACCGCATGCGACACCGTGGTGAACAGGAGCGTCGTGCCGTCCGGATCGGCGCGCGCCACCGAATTGGTGCCGGTGATGACGCCAGCGCCCGGCCGGTTCTCGATAATCACCGAGCGGCCGAGCCTGGCGGCCAGCGCCTCGCCGGTGATCCGGGCGACCAGATCCGTGCTGCCGCCGGCGGCGAAGGGCACGATGAGCTTGATCGCGGGGCCGCCGGACTGGGCCTTGGCCGCGGTTGCGCCGGCCAGAAGGGCGGACGCAATGAAACATCGTCTGTCGAGCATGGCGCATCGTCCCGGTCATTTTCTTGAAGCCTCGATCGAGGCGGCAGCACTGTCGGGTCGATGCGATGCCGGGGGAATGATGCCGGCGCAGCTAGCAGATATAGCGGCGCGGCATATGGGGCGGCTGGGATGGCCCAGGCGAGCCGCGGAAAGGACAGCGGATCGGCGCGCCGGCGGCTGGCTTCGCCGGATATCGCGCGCCTTGCACCATGTTCTGTCTTGCCCTAACAATCAGCCAAGCTCACTGTTTTTGGGCGGCTGAGTACTTGCCGCCATCATGTTCTCCTGGAACACATGAACTATTGGGGCGGGTGGACACTTGGCCGTAGCGTTGCTCGCGTCGTCTGGAGGCGACAGCTGGCCGCTCCGCCGCTTTCGCCCCGGTTTTCGTCCCGACCCGCGCCACTCGACCGGCGCCGCGGCCGTCTCTCCCGTCATGATCGGGTTTGGTCGGCACGGTCGCCCCTTCCGTTTGCCTTGGCGACGACCCGCATCAGGCCCCGGCCGGACAAGGCAGCGTCGCATCATGCCCGATCGGCCGGCGCGATCATGTAGGTGATCCGCGCCAACTCCCCGTGGCGGTGCAGGCTCGTGTCTTGCCCGCTTGTTGACGACCCGCGGACCGTGTCCGCGGCGAGAGCGCTTCGAGGATGGAGATCAAGATGGACAAGCGTGACGACGAGGCTTCGACCGGTGATCCGGCCCTGAATGTGGAACGGCGCAGCATGTTTGCCCTCGGGCTGGCGGGCGCGGCGCTCGGCGGCATCGCCGCCGGCGGTCTCGCGTTGCCGGCTCCGGCGGTGGCGCAGGCCGCGGCGAGGAGCAAACTCCATGTGGTCAAGGAGCGCGGCAAGCTGATCGTCGGCACCGGCAGTACCAACCCGCCCTGGCATTTCCAGGATGCCAGCGGCAAGCTGGTCGGCATGGACATCGACCTCGCGCGCCTGCTGGCGAAGAGCCTGTTCGACGATCCCGAAAAGGTCGAATTCGTGCTGCAGGGATCGGACGCGCGCATTCCGAGCCTGATCACCGACAAGGTCGATATCGTCGTGCAATGGATGACGGTGACGCCCGGCCGCGCGCAGCAGGTGGAGTTCACCATCCCCTATTATCGCGAGGGCGTCGGCCTGATGCTGTTGGCGCGCGGGGCCAAATATAAGAATTTCGAGGAGCTGAAGGCGGCCGGCAGCGCGGTGACGATCGGCGGCATGCTGAACGTCTTCCTTGAGGAATGGGTTCACAAGGCTCTGCCACAGGCCAAGGTCGACGCCTTCGAGAGCCCCGACGCGGCGATGCAGGCGCTGAACGCCCGGCGCATCGACGCCTCCATGCAGGATCAATCGGCCATGCGCTGGTTGATGCAGCAGGCGCCCGGCCGCTTCGTCGATGCCGGTTACGGCTGGATGCCGAATTCTTACGCATCGGCGGTCAAGCTGGGCGATCCCATCTGGCTGAATTGGGTCAACACCGTCTACAAAGAGGCCATGATGGGGGTCGACTTCGACACCTTCGCCGCCTCCTACAAGAAGTGGTTCGGCATCGACCTGCCGACGCCGAAAGTGGGTTTCCCGCAAGAATTCGCGTGAAAACGACCGCGAGCGGGTTTCCCAATCTTCCCGCAATCCAGCCTCTTCAACCTGACGGCGGAGCCGGTTCGGCTCTGCCGTCCGCCGTACGGATTTCGCTAAAAAACGGCCGTGGCCAGCGCGGATCGCGGCCAGGGTTCAAGAATTCGGGCGAGGGCAGCGACATCCCCCATGATCGATTATCATTTTGACTGGTCCGTCATCGCGCGGAACGCCGATCGGCTGGCCGATGCCCTGCTGCTCGGCCTCGGACTTGCCGTCATCTCGCTGGCGATCGGCTGTGTGATCGGGCTGCTTGCGGCCTATGCCCGCGTCTCGGGCAAGAAATGGCTGTCCGGGCCGGTCTGGGCCTATGTCGAGTTCATCCGCTGCACGCCGCTGCTGCTGCTGATCTTTTTCGTCTATTTCGGCCTGCCGGAGTTCGACGTCAATTTTCTGAACAAGACGCAGAGTTTCGTGCTCTCGCTGTCGCTTTATGCCGGCGCCTATATGTCGGAGGTGTTCCGCTCCGGCCTGTCGTCCATCCCCAAGGCCTATGTCGAGGCCGCCAAGGCGATCGGCATGCGGCCCTGGCAGAGGCAGCGCTACGTGGTGCTGCCGGTGATGTTCCGGATCACCTTGCCGGCGATCAGCAACAACCTGATCTCGCTGTTCAAGGACACCTCGCTCGCCGCAGCCATCGCGGTGCCGGAACTGACCTTCGTGGCGCGCCAGATCAACGCCAATACGTTTCGCGTCATGGAGGTCTGGCTGACCGCCAGCGCCCTCTATCTGGCAACGGCCTATCTCATTGCCATCATCCTGCGGCAGCTCGAGCGCCGCTATTCCGTGATCCGCTAGAGGACGACGCCGTCATGGATTTTTCGTTTGTCCCCGGCACCTTCCTGTTCGAGGCGTGGCAGGCCCGCACGGCCCTGCTCACCGGCCTTGGCGTGACCATGCTGACCTCGGTCGTCAGCATCGTGTTCGCGACGCTCTGCGGCGTGACCATGGGCGTCGCCCTGGCCTATGGCTGGTGGTGGCTGCGCCTCCTCGGACGCCTCTATGTCGACCTGATGCGCGGCATCCCGCTGCTGGTGCTGATTCTCTTCACCTATTACGGGCTGGCGCTGTTCGGCATCAATATTTCCGCCTTCTGGGCCGGCGTCATTGCGCTGTCGGCCTTCGCCACCGCCCATGTCGCGGAGAATTTTCGCGGCGCGGTCGAGTCGGTGCCGGCCGGGCAGATGGAGGCAGCCAAGGCGATCGGCCTGACCTTCCCGAAACGGCTCTATTACGCGATCCTGCCGCAGGCGCTGCGGCGGATGCTGCCGCCTTGGGTCAATACCAGCCTGGAGATCGTCAAGGGCTCGACGCTGCTCTCGGTCATCGGCGTGGTCGAGCTCTTGCTCGCCTCGCAGCAGGTCATGGCCCGCAACTACATGATCGTCGACTTCTATCTGTTGGCCGGCCTGTTCTACCTGATCATCAATTTCGCCATTGCGCAGCTCGGCGGGCTGCTCGAGCGGCGGTTTTCCTATCTGCGCTACTGACGGAGCCGCGGCATGAGCGAGCAGACCTTGATGACCGACCAGGCCTCGATGACGAAACCATCTGCGGCGACCGACCTGCCCCTGTTGCAGGCGCGCGCGGTGCACAAGAGCTTCGGGCAGGTCGAAGTGCTGAAGGGCATCGACCTCACCATGCGCCAGGGCCAGGTGGTGTCGCTGATCGGTGCGTCCGGCTCCGGCAAGACCACGTTCCTGCGCTGCGTCAATCTGCTGGAGGAGCATGACGGCGGCGAGATCCTTTTGGATGGCGATCCGATCGGCTACCGGATGATCAACGGCCGCCGGCGCCGGCTGAGCGAGACCATGGTGTCGGCGCAGCGCGCCCGGATCGGCATGGTGTTCCAGCAGTTCAATCTGTTCCCGCACCTGACCGCCGCCGACAACGTCATGCTCGGGCTGACCAAGGTGCTGGGCAAGCCGAAGGCGGAAGCCCGCGATATCACCGCGCATTGGCTCGGCCGCGTGGGCCTGGCCGAGCGGGCCGGCCATTACCCCTATCAGCTCTCCGGCGGGCAGCAGCAGCGGGTGGCGATCGCCCGCGCGGTGGCCATGCAGCCGCGCCTGCTGCTGTTCGACGAGGTCACCTCGGCGCTCGATCCCGAACTGGTTGCCGAGGTGCTGGGTGTGATCCAGGCTTTGGCGGAGTCCGGCATGACCATGCTGCTGGTCAGCCACGAGATGCTGTTCGTCCGCGACGTCTCGCACCACGTGGTGTTTCTCGACCAGGGCCGGGTGGCCCAGGAAGGCAGGCCGTCGGAGGTCTTCGACAACCCGCAGAACGACCGTCTGAGGAGTTTCCTCGGCCGGTTCCATGGAATCTTCGGCGGGGTTGGCGCCAAATCCTGACGGCGGCAAGTCCTGACGGCGCCAAATCCTGCCGGCGGCAAGTCCTGACGACGCCAAGTCCTGACGACGCCAAGCCCTGACGGCGTGAAGCCCTGACGCCGCCGCCGCCTATTGGAAGGGCGGCGAGAACAGCAGGCCACCGCGGGTCCACAGCTGGTTCTGTCCGCGCTCCAGGCCGAGCGGCGACGCCTTGCCCAGCGTCCGCTCGTAGCTTTCGCCGTAATTGCCGACCTGCTTGATGGCGTTGAACAGCCAGTCATTGGACAGGCCCAGCATGGCGCCGAAGCCGCCGTCAGCGCCCAGCAGGCGACGGATTTCGGCATTCCTGGAATTGGCCCTGAGGTCATCGACATTTCGAGAAGTGATGCCGAGATTTTCCGCAGCGACCACGCCATTCATCACCCAGCGGACGATGGCCTGCCAGCGCTCGTCGCCCCAGCGGGTCACCGGTCCCTGCGGGTCGTTGGAAATGGTTTCGGTCATGATCGTGTGCTCGGCCGGGTTCTTCAGCTTGGTGCGTTGGCCCGACAGGATGGCAAGGCCCGCCGTATAGCTGTCGCAGCGGCCGGCATCGTAGGCCGCGATGGCGTCGTCGTTCTTCTGGAAGCCGACGATCGAAACCTTGATGTTGCGCTCGCGGAAATAGTCGGCGGCGGTGCGGTCGTCGGTCGAGCCGGAGGCCACGCAGATCGAGGCGTTCTCGAGATCCGCCGGCCGGCGCGCGCTTGACG
This portion of the Phreatobacter stygius genome encodes:
- a CDS encoding Bug family tripartite tricarboxylate transporter substrate binding protein, which produces MLDRRCFIASALLAGATAAKAQSGGPAIKLIVPFAAGGSTDLVARITGEALAARLGRSVIIENRPGAGVITGTNSVARADPDGTTLLFTTVSHAVNPGLNSRLPYDSTADFVPIAHVATAPLVLSVHPSVPAAKLGDFLAYVRANPGKVHYGSAGVGSVLHMAVELLKHQAGLDVVHVPYRGAAPAMTDLIAGHVQFIIDPISTSAQQIKSGAIRALAVTSAQRSPSLPDVPTFAEAGMADYEASTWNVILAPKGTPRDLVEHINRAANAAVRDPAIVRRLEQLDIIPIADSTPASTAAFIARETERWTAIIKASGIALQN
- a CDS encoding transporter substrate-binding domain-containing protein; its protein translation is MDKRDDEASTGDPALNVERRSMFALGLAGAALGGIAAGGLALPAPAVAQAAARSKLHVVKERGKLIVGTGSTNPPWHFQDASGKLVGMDIDLARLLAKSLFDDPEKVEFVLQGSDARIPSLITDKVDIVVQWMTVTPGRAQQVEFTIPYYREGVGLMLLARGAKYKNFEELKAAGSAVTIGGMLNVFLEEWVHKALPQAKVDAFESPDAAMQALNARRIDASMQDQSAMRWLMQQAPGRFVDAGYGWMPNSYASAVKLGDPIWLNWVNTVYKEAMMGVDFDTFAASYKKWFGIDLPTPKVGFPQEFA
- a CDS encoding amino acid ABC transporter permease; the encoded protein is MDYHFDWSVIARNADRLADALLLGLGLAVISLAIGCVIGLLAAYARVSGKKWLSGPVWAYVEFIRCTPLLLLIFFVYFGLPEFDVNFLNKTQSFVLSLSLYAGAYMSEVFRSGLSSIPKAYVEAAKAIGMRPWQRQRYVVLPVMFRITLPAISNNLISLFKDTSLAAAIAVPELTFVARQINANTFRVMEVWLTASALYLATAYLIAIILRQLERRYSVIR
- a CDS encoding amino acid ABC transporter permease; the protein is MDFSFVPGTFLFEAWQARTALLTGLGVTMLTSVVSIVFATLCGVTMGVALAYGWWWLRLLGRLYVDLMRGIPLLVLILFTYYGLALFGINISAFWAGVIALSAFATAHVAENFRGAVESVPAGQMEAAKAIGLTFPKRLYYAILPQALRRMLPPWVNTSLEIVKGSTLLSVIGVVELLLASQQVMARNYMIVDFYLLAGLFYLIINFAIAQLGGLLERRFSYLRY
- a CDS encoding amino acid ABC transporter ATP-binding protein, which produces MTKPSAATDLPLLQARAVHKSFGQVEVLKGIDLTMRQGQVVSLIGASGSGKTTFLRCVNLLEEHDGGEILLDGDPIGYRMINGRRRRLSETMVSAQRARIGMVFQQFNLFPHLTAADNVMLGLTKVLGKPKAEARDITAHWLGRVGLAERAGHYPYQLSGGQQQRVAIARAVAMQPRLLLFDEVTSALDPELVAEVLGVIQALAESGMTMLLVSHEMLFVRDVSHHVVFLDQGRVAQEGRPSEVFDNPQNDRLRSFLGRFHGIFGGVGAKS
- a CDS encoding amino acid ABC transporter substrate-binding protein is translated as MSTQFSSIGLARLLLAGLAALAGIAGQASAQQLAPSPTLDAIRARGHLECGVHLGIPGFSFANDKGEWLGLDVDYCRALAAAVLGDASKVRFTPTSVQQRWPVLQSGQVDVLARATTITFSRNATLGVNFQGINFYEGQSFIVRTASSARRPADLENASICVASGSTDDRTAADYFRERNIKVSIVGFQKNDDAIAAYDAGRCDSYTAGLAILSGQRTKLKNPAEHTIMTETISNDPQGPVTRWGDERWQAIVRWVMNGVVAAENLGITSRNVDDLRANSRNAEIRRLLGADGGFGAMLGLSNDWLFNAIKQVGNYGESYERTLGKASPLGLERGQNQLWTRGGLLFSPPFQ